In the genome of Peromyscus eremicus chromosome 8b, PerEre_H2_v1, whole genome shotgun sequence, the window aagtACTGTACCAAGCtgatgatagaaaaaaataaaataaaaacaacagcaacaaaaagaactATAGCCAGtagttgtggtgcacacctttaacccagcccttagggaggcagaggcaggtggatctctgtgagctcaaggccagcctggtctacagagtgagtttcaggacagctagggctacacagagaaactgtgtctcaaaaaaaaaaaaaaaaaaaaaaaaaaaaaaaaaaaaaaaacccacacacaaaacaaaagaaaaatcacaaaacaaccaaacaaaaaacaccaaacccaaaaacaacaaaacaaaagccccaaacaaacaaaactgtccaTAACTGTGGCCTTTGCTCCGATAGTTGCTATGGAAGACCTCCCATGATGGACGCAGTGTACCTCAGGCACATCATTCTCCTCTCACAGATGAGGTACCTGAAGCCCTAGGAGACTGGAAAAATTGGTCAGGGGTACAGAGCCTAGCAGGGTCTGAACCCAGGATTAGCTGCCCCAGGGCATGTGTGCAGGGCATGGTGGAGCCACACACAGTGTGACCCATAGAGGGGCCTGGTCAAGAGATGAAGAGGCAAGGGACTCTGGTTCCTCCCAGCACCCCCACAGGATGAGAGGCCTGAGTGGGGGGGTCTCTAACAGGCTTCCTGCTCTGGGTCTGGAGTAGTGAATGGTGCCTGAGTCCTGCAGCATGATGGACTTCTCAGCAGGGAGCTACAGGTCAGTGTTTTTGGTGTTCTGCTTCCCCATATCATGTGCTGTCTGTCTGGACAGGCCACAGCAGCCAGTGGCAACACCTGCCACCTTATTAGGTGAGGCTATCCACTGTCTCTGAGCTGGCCGTGAAGAGATCTCAAGTCACTGGTACTTATTTCAACCATCTTGTATTTCTAGATCTTGGACAGGACCATGCTGGGTCCTTTGTGTCTTCACTTACATTTCCACCAATCCAAGGGGCCTCCACCCCCTGCTGTGAGGCCACAGAATCCTGATGTGGTGGGATTCACCTCCCTTACCTCTTTCAGACCCCCATTTTCTTTTGTGGCATCCCATCCAGTCAGGTTAGCAGGTTAGGTGCTCTGGTACCCACCGATGGGCAGGTACTAAGTTCTTggtctcctggtgtctcttctGTCATTTCCAGGCTCTTAACTGGAAATGTTGACTCAGTGCTTAGAAAATGGAGCAAGCATGACTTTTCCAAGGAGCAGTGGCAGGTCTGAGGAGGTCTCACAGCCCAGTTCCATCTGCTCTCTTCAGCCCTCAGTTGGGTGTCAGTAGAAGCCTTCTCCCCAGTGGCCACCTTGGTTCTGAGCAGATCCCACCCTTAGGGCTGAACGGATCATCTGAAAGATGTGTTGAAGTCCTCGCCTCACCTGTAACTACCTCCTCTGGAAGTAGGGTCTGTGCACTTCATGAGGGTGAAGGATACACACATTTCAGCAGCATTGCATGGCTCACTGACAGTGAGTTTTCAGGTTACATTCACAGAGTCTACAGTTCCTAGATCACACCACCATCTTCAGCCCCTTACCCATAATGCCTCTGGCCAAGGTCTCATggagcctaggttggcctcaaacctactatgtagccaaggatggccttgaactccttattctTTTCACttccatctttaaaaaattacttattttatgaacgtgggtgttttgtctgcaggtatgtctatgtaccacgtgtgtgtcacagaggccagaaagagggggtgggattccctgaaactggagtttcagatggttgtgagctgccatgtgggtgctggaaatcagaacttggttctctggaagagtagccagtgctcctaaccactgagccatccctccagtccccgCCTCCACCCTCTAAGTGCTTGGGACTACAGTCACTTGTTAACCACACCTAGTTTATGGGGCCCTGGGAATTAAAcgcagggcttcatgcatgctaatcaaacagtctaccaactgagctacattctctctcccttgaaataatttttttgtttgttttttgtttttctttttgtttgagacagggtttcttggtgtatagccctggttgtcctggaacttgctcggtAGACCAAACTCACAAAGgaccgtctgcctctgcctcccaaatgttgggattaatggcatatgccaccaccgcccagcttgaaatagcctccccccccccccccccccccccccccccccccgccgagctgaagaccgaacccagggccttgcgcttgctaggcaatcgctctaccactgagctaaatccccaaccccttgaaatagctttttttttttaaaaaaaaaaaagttatttatttattatgtttacagtgttctgtttgcatgtattcctacaagccagaagagggcaccagatctcaatacagatggttgtgagccaccatgtggttgctgggaattgaactcaggacctctagaagaacagttagtgctcttaacctctgatccatctccccagcccttgaaatagcttttttaaagttactttagAGAGAtgaaaacaggaggatcaggagttaaaggCCATCTTCCACTgcttcctgagttcaaggccaacctgaatgACTAGTCTCAAGAAATCTAAGagctattaatcccagcactggggtggcagaggcaggtggatatctataaacttgaggccagcccagtctacaaagtgagttctaagccagctagGGCTAAATAGTGAAACCatgtcttaataataataaaaaaataaaaagctaaaaaccaaaatataactTTAAGTAGCCACTCAATTTTAGCCCTCCCGGCAAGCAGGGATGGATTGTTGTGTGTTTTATCCTTGGTTGACAGTTGCTTAGGGCAGTGTGCACATCCAGGCATGCTCAAGCCTTCCCCGGGGAGTGTGTGAGTAGTGCGTAGGAGCACGCTTCTGAGACTGTCACCTCTACACTAGGAGCTCCCCCTGTTCTTGGTGCTTTCCCCGGGCCCTGACTCCAGTGATTCTTGAGCCTCAGCCTGCGAAGGCAGCCCCCGCTTCCAGAATAGTCCAAGTACGTTGACTCTGGGCAGGGGCAAGGAAGACTCGAGCCTGCCCACACCTGCTGAGGCCGGCTCTCTCCTTTCCTGccacctggaggcagaggaagtgcACAGAGAAAAGCCAGAGCAGTGGAGCCAGCTCACTCCGCTTTTTCTCCCTGGTTTACCTTTATCAAGTGAGGCAAGGGTGGGTCAAGAGCTTTGAGGTAGCTAGAATGTGTGAGAGTTCATCCTCCACGGGTTAACTAATGTCAGTCAGCTATAGCAAAGAATAAGGTTGCCTAAATGTCTAATGCTGCCTGATggcatttttaaattgtttgcttttaaagatttattttttttaaagatttatttatttattatgtatacagaagagggtgccagctctcattacagatggttgtgagccaccatgtggttgctgggaattgaactcaggacctctggaagagcagtcagtgctcttaacctctgagccatctctccagccccaagatttatttttttttattatttttaattatgtgtatgttgtgtgcacgtgtgtgtgtgtgtgtgtgtgtgtgtgtgtgtgtgtgtgtccacatgagggtatGAGCCAGAGGCCGGAGGCATTGATTGGATCCCCCTGGCGCTGGTGTTACGGGCAGTTGTGAACcagctgatgtgggtgctgggaactgaactcagatcctctagaagaagAGTACCTCTTGGGTGCCTGAaacttcctggagctggagaaagaTGCTGCACAGGTCCTGGCCTCAGGGATTGGTCAGCCTAGAGGCTGAGGGGGTCCAGACAAGAACAGGCTCACTCACTCTTGTGGTTTCACAGCTAGTCCTGGGCTCAAGAAGGACACTGGGGTGTGAAGGATGATCTCCTCAGCTACATCTCATTGTCAAATTCAGGAGGGAAGGTCACCATGACGGTCTCTCTCCACATTTCTCAGAGCAAGCCAAATACACCCCACCAAAGTGCAAGTTTTTGAAGGAAGGTGGATGTTATGGAAGGAATGACACGTTCGGGCTTGTAGCTCGGAAGTGACCCATCTTCCCACCAGAGTTTAGTCAGAGCCCATGCTCTTCTGGCGATGATGTCAGTTGCTTCCTCACAGCTATGTGATTGACGAGGGTGTAAGGTTACATCCCCAGCTGAGAGGTAATGGCAAGACACTCTCCTAACTCGGCCACCAAAGGaaaggtccagttccctcctcagCATGAAACTCAACAAACCAAACCCAGTTCAGGATGGAGTGAGGTGGAAACCATGAAGGCAGAGACTCAGTGGTATCCGAAGAGGCCCCTTTCACCACTTGACTAATAACATTCATACGTGGCAGGGAGTATAGCTCATGacagagtccttgcctagcatatgAGGTTTGTTCCCCaagcaccacacatacacatacagcaaTTTATTTTAGGCTTTGCCATTTGTATGAGCTAAACAGCattcagatattttattttactttattatttattttgagacaggatctcattaactggctcaggatggcctcaaactcacaggaatccccctgcttccacctctaAGTGTTCCGATTATGGATCTGGATACACCTGGCTCTATTTTGTTGTCTTAATTAGCATTTTTGGTAACTACTGAGTTCAAACACTTCTGACTATGGgtcatttttgcttgtttatagTGGGATTATAAATTGTCCTTCATTTAGTCTTTACCCATTCATTTATCTATTGGTATCCCACCATTTTTATTCTTGGTTTAGTTGAACATTCCATATATTAAGGGATATTAGCCAGTTgtcatatttattaaaatacatttttctaattCATGATTTATCATAGTTGTAACTTCTCATCATAGTTGGAACAGGCCCAAAGCCACCAAAATTTGAAGCATTCAGTATAATTCCTAGTTTGTCGGGTTTACATTTAAGGGTTTATGTTATGAAAGCCAGTTGTATTATGGGATTTTTATCCTAGTAAGAAAATGACTGGATGAACAAAATCTATAAATAGTGCTGAGAAGCTGGGCTTGACCTTAAAATAGTGAAGTCCTTCCACTGTGCCTTGGGATTGCTGCAGAATGTCTTCTttgcaataaaaacagaaaacactccATTTCCAAAGTATCGGCAGCAGCATTTCCAATCAGCCGCTCAGcaaagagctgaggcaggagggatgaTGTGTTAGGGAGGTTGGGTAATAGCTGTATGCTGAGACAGTGGAGGGAAAAACACGGATTTGTTTTGTACACATTTTACAACAAAATGCACTACATGCTGTCCCTGGGTGTGTAAGCACCTCATATTTAagcaaaggagaggagagaggaaaggatggaaaaaaaGAGACCAGGAAGGGTAGAatgtgcctgtcatcccagcactcgggaacctgaggcaggagcttgGAAAGTCTGAGGCCAGacagctacatagtaaaacctggtctcaaaacacTAAGTAAGGATAGAAGAAAATCAGAGGAGGGAGACTGGAGGTGTggggggaggcaggaagggagataAAGAGAAAATGTCTATGCCTAAGCAAATCTTCATTCATGCTTGTTGAGGCTCCCTCTAATTCTTATAGGATGACATCTTTAAAGGTTCATGGGACGTCCTATCTATCTCTCAGTTGGTCCCATGGTAAATCCTCAGTGTATGAATAGTAAAGACGCTTGTAAGAAAGCATGGGTGTCTGTCCCTTATATGTACTAACATGTTTCCCTCTGAGGCATTCGAAGCATAAGATGGAAAGAGGGACCCAAGGGAGAAGTGAGGAGTAGTATTGACAACAAAGGTATGAACAGTTGAGAGGACCTCTCAAAGACTGACCTGGGTGTTACGGTCTCAAGGGTTGGTCTGAGCGTCAGACTTCTTAGGTCACAGTCCGGCTCAACACCATCCATACTCTGAAATCTTTCTAAACCTCTTACCTTTATCTGTGACAGTAGATTAATAACAGTGGGTCATAAGAGTGACAAGATTAAGTGAGACACTGTTGTGCTGGGAAGGTGGGATCAAGCCAGGGTTGGAACTCTGtgctagagcacttgcccagcatgtatgaTGTTCAAAAGCCAATCTCCAGTACTGGCAAAAAATGATTAGCTTCCATCAAGTTATCAGTGGCCAAGTGTGTCATGGGTACAGTGtgtttggttatcatttatttccaGGAGGAATGAAGGACTTTCTCTTTAATCTTGGTGAGCCGCCAGGTGGGAAGATGGTTTCAGAATGGCGTTCTTTTCCCACACAGGGAACCTGCCTGGGGATGTCCTAGCAGGAGGTCATTAAGGTGGAGAGAATTGTGCAACGTTCTCCCTTGAGCCCACCGCCGGCTTTTCCTCAAAGATCTTCTGCAGTGCTTCTTTTAGGGACTTCCTACTCCTCTTCCGCCGCAGACTGCCTACCACAAAGTAGACAATCGGGTTGATGCCGCAGTTAATAATGGACAGCATGTTCAGGTAAGGGAGGGATTTCCATACAGACGCATCTGTTGTGTCGAAATAGTAGCCGACGATAAGCGACACCTTCATGGGCATGGCGAAGACGAGAAACAGGATGACCGTGGCCATAATGATCACATAGAGCTTGACTGGTTGCCGTGGCTTCAGGTTGCAGCAGACCTGGATGAAGAGGATTAAATTGGAGAAGACCATGAGAGGCACGAAGACCAGGAATGTCAAGACACAGGAAAATATGTACACATAACGGCACTCTGGGAACTGGGGCATCACTTCCAGAATGCAGAAGAAGCTCTCCAACCCAGACACGAGAACAGACAGGGACCACAGCAGTGCACAGGCCACAGCCGACTGGTGCTTTGGGCGTCGGCACTGGTACCAGATTGGGTAAAGTACTGAGAGGCACCGTTCCACGCTGATGGCTGTGAGGAGGTGCAGGCCTGTGTTGTAGCCAAAGATCATGAGGAAGATGGCGTAAGTCAGCAACTTGTCGTCATGGATGTGGAAGATGTTCACTAGTTGAATGATGGATGAACAGAGGAGATTCATGAAGTCGGCAATGGCGAGGTGCAGGAGGTAGATGGTGAATGGCTTCCTCTTGACACAGAAGATTAGGAACCATATGAAAAGTCCATTCCCAGCCAGTCCCAACATACACATCACCAGGAAGATAGAAACATAACTGTACTCAGCcacttgctctgaagaccaggcagTTTCATTTAGAGATTTGTTTCCGGTGTATTGTGTGGATTCCAGAGGACAAAAGGTCGTTGCCAAGGGCTCCATTCTTGGGAAATCTCTTTCTCTGTGGTCTCCTGTGGTCACAAATGGAAGACAGTGACAAGTGTCATCTGCTCTACATCTCAAGATGGTTTTGTATTACTGGGGAGGCTCTCtcccatgtggtgatattttgtttgtactctaacaaataaagcttgcctggagatcagagtgcagagctggccactagatagacacagaggccgGGCAgtagcagcacacacctttaatctcagcactagggaggcagaggcagacggatctctgtgagttggaggccaccctggtctacacaagattgatccagtctaaaagggaagcagagccaggcagtggtggcacacacctttgatcccagcccttgggatctcatgattttaattctagaactagggagatggaaacaggaagtgatacggctgggcggaaagaggaagtgataaggcgggaggagacggGAGCTCCATcggccctttcagtctgaggattcctagaggtaagaagtctttctagtggctggctgctctgcttctctgatctttcagcatttaccccaatatctggctccaggtttttattattaagaccaattagaatttgcgcTACACTCCCACATGAGGGATAAGGGGAGCCAGAGTCCCCTGCTGTGTCCTCCCATCTTCTCCATCCCCTGCCCCATTCTCTCGTCTTCCGTTTCTCTACCCAGCAGATGCCATTGAAATGTCCACATCCCCTCCACTAACACCAGGGCTGACTTCCAACCTCAGCCCCAGCTACTGGCATCCACAACAATTCTTCTTTTTGCCTGGCTCTGTGGGCAAGcccactgtgtttcttacttcTAAGAGTTCTTACTAGAACTAGGCGACGGAATTAggaacaggattttttttttttttaaagataacttgAAATACACCAATGACAAAAGCCAATGCATtaacaaaagaagaaaccatggctggggagattgctcagaaaaaatgtttgtgcaagcctgaggagctGAGTGTAGATCCTCAGCATTCATataaaaatctgggcatggtgctgggcagtggtggtgcacacctttaatcccagcacttgggaggcaaaggcaggtggatctctgtgagttcgaggccagcctggtctacagagtgagatccaggacagccaaggctacacaaagaaaccctgtatcaa includes:
- the LOC131918320 gene encoding mas-related G-protein coupled receptor member H-like, which codes for MEPLATTFCPLESTQYTGNKSLNETAWSSEQVAEYSYVSIFLVMCMLGLAGNGLFIWFLIFCVKRKPFTIYLLHLAIADFMNLLCSSIIQLVNIFHIHDDKLLTYAIFLMIFGYNTGLHLLTAISVERCLSVLYPIWYQCRRPKHQSAVACALLWSLSVLVSGLESFFCILEVMPQFPECRYVYIFSCVLTFLVFVPLMVFSNLILFIQVCCNLKPRQPVKLYVIIMATVILFLVFAMPMKVSLIVGYYFDTTDASVWKSLPYLNMLSIINCGINPIVYFVVGSLRRKRSRKSLKEALQKIFEEKPAVGSRENVAQFSPP